TACTGAACTTTGAAGGTTTTCTACAATCTAAATATAGCACCAGGCTTAATCACAATAAGAAGCTTTTTAATTAATAAAGTCTCATATTGGAGGTGCAGCTTGCGTTGCTATTAATTTGCTAGGGAAAAGTAAGCTAAGGTAAACTCAAGATCTACTGAAGGTGATAATAAACAAATATAGTCAGCACAACAAAGACCATCAAGGATATAATACGTACTTGAAGCAAACAACATAACTAGATCAGTTTGCATGTGTATGTGtacatgtgtgtgcatgttAACAAATGCACATGCAGGTtcccgtgtgtgtgtgtgaaaggaGGATTCAGTAACCAGAGATGTGTTTCCGGAACATTACTATCCCATGAAAAGCGGAGCAGATTCATGCAACACTTATCACTATGGTTCACGAATCTGCAAGAATCTGCAGATTAGTAGGACAGTAGCAACCAGTGATTGTCGCCAGACAGCCCCATTGAGTACTTTTCCATATAAAAACATAATGCAGTTGGAGAGTCTTGTAActcaagagaaagagaagcagtATAATGAAGTTCAGCCTATAATGCATTAAGTTTGGGCAGTGCGAGTGTTTGGATTGAGAGCAGCTAAACTGGATTTTACTTGTGGCTGTGGAACAAATGAAAGTTATCGAAGAAAAAGCTAAGTATGAAGAGGAGGTGAAGCATATGAGAAACCCACCAGAAGCTGGTTTCTCTCCCAGCTCACGAGCAAGAAGCACTTGGGAAGAGAACAGGATTAGAGCGAAGATAATGGGCAGGGAAGACCTTCTCAGAGCCATGGCTAGCTAACTGCTATGACTAGAGAAGAGAATTGATATGGGATGGGTATCAGGCACCACATCTTGGCCTATTTATAGTGTTTCAGAGGGATTCTTtacgtagagagagagagacaaagaaacagagacagagagatccAACACTCTGGTATTAAGTAATCTGGACTTGATTTTGTCTCTTATTCAACGTGCCGCCTGTTGTGCAGAAATTAACTaggacatctctctctctctctctctctctctgtgtgtatatataaccACACACATGTGCAGGGCTTTAATTGATCAGAAAGTCAACTATTTGATAAGTTTGTATGTAACAGCATTGCTTATACAATATTACCGGTTGGAATCAtctgtgtttttctttcataaacTCAACCAAGGTGTGATCTACAAGCTAGATTTGTTCAGTGAAGATCAATTTTGAATGACTAACTCCGTACATGCACCGAAATCCTTTTGGAGTATAGTAATAGCTGGTCTGGAGGTGCATCAGATTTTGTaggctgaaaaaaaaaagcaggtcTTTGAACAAAAATTTAGCAGTTAAATTTATAGGTTTTCCATCTTTCTGGAAGCATCTACACCATCAGTACAGGtcaagaaattaaaaccttCATTGTGGGATTCCAACAAATTAAGTGTTTGATATTAgtctgttatatatatgtatatacagtCGTGTTTCTCCGACTGGATTTCCAAGACCTTGGCCTCCTTAGAATTTAGAATCGTTGGCTAGAGAGGATGgctgcaaagaaaaagaaaattaaaataggaaCGGGATGAAGAAAAGAGTAGGTGAGAGAGTGAggaaaaaggttaaaaaaaaacacgtccCACATGGGAGTACTATATATAGTTgaaccaatatatatatgtatacactcACTGTCACCGTGGTACAGCGTGGCATGTGATAGTTCTCTACTCATATGGTCTAAGTCCATGCATCTACAACTCACTATTGTCAAACATCGAAATGTAAACAATAATCATGAAGATGCCATTACATGTTTTTATCTGTTGTCATCATGTTGATAAATCAtttcttgttatatatatatatatatatatatatatatatatatatatatatatatatatatatatatatatatatatatatatatatatatatatatatatatatatatatatatatatatatatatatatatgtctgccCAAATTATATTTATGTCTACTCTTTTTGTTCAAGGGACACTGTGAATTTCACTTTCGTAAGACGATACATGAAACcctcaaaattttgacaaaaaaaaaatatttttgcacAGGCCACGAGGAATAAGATGAAAGTATAGAAGAAATCTGGAGGGGAAGAGTAGATCCCAAAGTTATCAGACTTTAAATGTAGTTGGGAGATTTCCAGTTAAGTTGCTAATAAGGTTTGGACTGATTCTTGGGCAGATAAGGAATATTGGCGCAAATTCATCAGGCTCACATGATCTAAAGCTCTAAGTCATGAAGAAGAGGTTCTGTGAAATGACAAGGTAAGAATGCCTTGGATTTTTATGAGGGGCATTGTGATGACGTTAATGTTCAAATTGAAGCGTTATGCAAATGACGTTTTCAAATGCTTTTATTAAAAAGATTCGTCATCCCGTTGTCTTCTAGAAGATTTGTTCAATGGGAATCGTTTGACAGGAGAAGAGATAACAAGGCTCTGCACAAGCCAATTTCGAATGAAAATTATAGATCAGGGCTCATGCATTGGTCATGGAAGATTTTGTCAATGCTGATTCAAGAAGAGAGAGCGGGTATCAGGAAAATTTGGGTAGTAAATGTTCCTTATTCACCTTATATTGGATTTTGCACTATGACAAAATCAGAGTCATTGGGCTAATACATATAGAATAAGTATTCAAAAGGCATAGTGCttgcatttaaaaaattgacaaaagacATTCCTATCGATGGGAGGACATTTTGAAGGCCTGGAAAAGAATTCCCTATTAACTAACTTGGAAAGTAAACTTCAGAACAATGGTCAAATTCTGGATTGATCCTTGGAGAGGAGAACCCCTTATGAATTCCACTTCAAGTGATGATTAATGCAGAAATCAAACCAGACATTTATGTAACAATTCAAGATCCCCATGCGCCATATAAAAACAGAAATAATAGGTTGGAAGATATGAACAGGGTGAATTTGGGAGAGTTGCCAAGTGATGTGATTGTTTGGCAGGGACGATTTTTGCAGGTTTTGGACAATTGTCCTACAAAGTCTAGAAACTAAATCTGGCAAAGAACTAGAACAACGGGGACTGAATTAAACAGCAAAGGATGCCTCGGATTTCTGAATCAATTCCTAAAACCTATTGGTTTGCACATGTAGCTAGCTTTCACAAGCTTCGAACTGAATCTAGATGTCAACGAGCAGTCGGTGTTTTTTAGCCATCTAGATGTTCTTTATGCAGCAAGCAACAGAAGACCAACAACCTGTATTCTGTTTTCATGCTTCTCCGCGATTAGTATATAGTGGTTTATGGTCATCTGGAATGAAATTTCGATCATTTCATTAAGTGATGTATGCATGGAGTTCCAATGGTAGATTAGACAACATTTCTCATGGAAGGGAGAGGGGTATGTTGGTTGCGGTTGGTTTAATAACATATTATAGAAACCATAGGTATTTGAAATTTGGCAGTTCATAGGGGGCCGTCatgaaattaattgaaaatgcTAAGGGAAATGTCTGCAAACATGTTATGAGGTAAGTTTGAATCAGAATTGAACAGATCAAGTGTCAAGCTTTATAAGACTATAGCTTTATGCAAAATTTCTATATGTTTCGCATGTTAAGGCATCTGCTTGATGGGTTATCAAGATTGCCTCCTTCATAATTAATGACGCCTCATTTGACTATACCGCTGCTATACTTTGAGACGAAGGAATGATGAAATCAGCGGAAATATGGATCAAATATTTTCGGAGGCGTATGGCAACTGAATGATATGTCAAGTAGAACAAGTACTAAAGTATATCAAGCGATCAAAGTTTGATCCAATAATGGAAGAGATGGCTTACTTCAAAGAATGGCCATTCTTAACTATCAACTGTCAAAAGAGATTATAGCTCAGATGTTCGATAATGTGGGTATTTCTTTCTTGATGTTCTTTCATGCTTGTTTTGTTTCCTGTTGAAAGTATTTTCTGTCCTTTAATTACTGCTTTCTATCactaaataaaaagaaagggcCTACAGTGTTGATCAAGGGGAagatgcctctctctctctctctctctctctctctctctctatatatatatatatatatatatatatatatatatatatatatatatatatatatataaagaaaactcACATTTCCATGTACCCTTGGAATCGACAGATGAGATGACTTGATCAGGAAACAAAGGTGAGGATCGAGGAGGTTTGAAACTGCATGCTTTTATTCAAATGCACCAACAGTAGCAGACATGCAAAAGAGTTACATAGAGCATCAGAGCTTGCAAACAAACGGTCTCACTAGCTAGCTACTTAAGGGGGTTGCAAATGGGTCGGATCTGGTTTGAGGgtcttgtttaatttatttgctACAGGATCCAGCTCGGGCCTTTAAGGGATCTAGCTGCTCCAGATCCAACCTTTTTGGGACCTTAGTGCCCATTCTGAGCAAATTTGGCGTACTCCTCAGCAGAGCAGCACATGCCCCCGCACATGAACCCGCAGCCCCGACCAAATCCGCCCCCATATCCAGGCCCATATCCCCGACCAAATCCACCCCCATATCCAGGCCCATATCCACTCCCAAATCCATATCCACCACGCCCAAATCCATAACCAGGTCCATATCCATATCCCCTGCCACCTCCAAATCCACCACCGGGTCCACCCCAACCACCAAATTGATCAGTATGGTCCGCTGAGGCAGAGCTGAAGACGGCAAACTCTTCCTCGGAACAGCACCTCCGTCCACAGAAGAATCGGCAGCGCCCAGGGCCACGGCCGAATGGGCCACGGCCGAATGGGCCACGGCCGAACGGGCCACGGCCGAACGGGCCACGGCCAAACGGGCCACGACCAAACGGGCCACGACCGAATGGACCCCGGCCAAATGGACCGCCACCGCGTGGGCCGGGACCAAACTGATCAGAGCCAAGTGATTTCTCATCATCAATGTTCACATTGTCATTCTTCTCTTCtgccatccaaaaaaaaaatgccaattaCGCCAATCATATAAGAGAAGATTAACGAATGTGTACGAGCACGataagatatacatatatatgtatatatatatatatatatgaacaagtAAGATGTATGCATGGAGTTCTAGAGAGTGAACAGCTAATTAGGGTTTAGTATCATCGCTACGGAAAGTTGAAGTGAATGAAAGAAGCATGAAGGTGAGGTGAAGAAGAGGAAACCCCACCAGCGGCTGGTTTCTCTTCCGTCTCGCGAGCAAGGACATGGGAGAAGAGCAAGATAACAGCGAACGCAATGGGGAGGAAGAACCTCCGAGGCGCCATGACTGGAGGAGAGGGAGCAGAGCAAAGAGAAGTAAGTACCGGAGATGGGTTTCAGGGATCACATTTTTTGTCTATTTATAGTGTTTAGCTTCATACAGTGGTAGTCCAGTCTTTGATCTTGAGTTGTACTCAACGTGACTGTTTGATTTTCTGTAGTAAACTGTGATGTGGCTTGCTGGTATGATTCTATTAGTTTATAGGAATAATTCGTGTATTATGAAGCttattctctttctctatttggTTGTCTGCTATTAATTTATAAGataagaatctctctctctctctcacacatgtGCAACTCTTTAAATAATAGGAACTTAGAAACTTTGCTAAGACTGATTAATTTATTGAGTTACTGTTATTCAGTAGCCGCCGTGGTACTTATTGGGACACAGCCACAATGTCCAAACTtactttctctcactctctggcTATTAACAGTCACAGGCTAACAAAAATAACAatacaataacaataataatatatacaaataatTGAGTTTATTGAAGCTGGACTTTGTGGTTTATCACTTCTCAAAAAGATCCAATGAaactggaaaattttaaaaatgctctattttcaaaaaaagacttAAGACAACaatgaaagcagaaaaaaagaacagcCAAAAAGGGTGGAAATTAAAAAACTATTGATCATTGTTAAGATTTAAGGAACTGAGAAGAAGTTGATTGTAAAACTAACTAAAGTAGTTAAACATAGTTAGAGTGCTtgcataattaaaaaaaacaacatatcTTTTGGTCAATCCAAAACAGAAATTAtgaattttatgtttcaaatgcATCTATATATCCCATCAAATTAGGTTGAAAgaacttgtgtgtgtgtgtgtatatatatataacaacatatctTTTGATCAATCCAAAACAGAAATTAtgaattttatgtttcaaatgcATCTATATATCCCATCAAATTAGGTTGAAAgaacttgtgtgtgtgtgtgtgtctatatatatatatatatatatatatatatatatatatatatatatatatatatatatatatatatatatataaaagaaaaaatttgaatagTGACTCTAGTTTT
This window of the Nymphaea colorata isolate Beijing-Zhang1983 chromosome 2, ASM883128v2, whole genome shotgun sequence genome carries:
- the LOC116248980 gene encoding uncharacterized protein LOC116248980, producing MAPRRFFLPIAFAVILLFSHVLARETEEKPAAEEKNDNVNIDDEKSLGSDQFGPGPRGGGPFGRGPFGRGPFGRGPFGRGPFGRGPFGRGPFGRGPFGRGPGRCRFFCGRRCCSEEEFAVFSSASADHTDQFGGWGGPGGGFGGGRGYGYGPGYGFGRGGYGFGSGYGPGYGGGFGRGYGPGYGGGFGRGCGFMCGGMCCSAEEYAKFAQNGH